One Parvivirga hydrogeniphila genomic window, GCCACTGCGCTCTCACTCAGCTGCGTACGCCAGCGCAGCCTGAAGACGCGCGAGGGTGCGCTCTTTGCCGAGCAGCTCCAGGCTCTCGAACAACGGCGGGCTCACCGTGCTGCCCGTGACCGCCACGCGGACGGCCTGGAACACGGCTTTCGGCTTCATGCCGAGGCGCTCTGGAAGCGCGCGCAAAGCGGCCTCGATCGCACCAGCCTCCCATGGAGCGGTCGCTTCAAGGGCCTCCTTTGCGGAGGACAGCGCGGCCGACGCGCCGGGCTTCGCGAGCACTGCGCTTCGCGCAGGTTCGTCTATCGGGACCTCCTCGAACAGGAAGCGCACCATCGGGACGACCTCGTCCAGGCGCTTGATGCGCTCGGAGACGAGCGGGGCCAACGCCAGGAGCCACTCGCGGCGCGCGGACGCATCGCCAGGCGCCATGAGCCCCGCCTGTTCGAGGAGCGGCACCATGCGGTCCACGAACTGCTCCGGCGTCATCTGCCGGATGTAGACGCCGTTCAACCACTCCAGCTTCTCAGCGTCGAAGATCGCCGGGTTGCGCGACACGCGCTCGAGGTTGAAATTAGCGACGAGGGTCTGCTTGTCGATCACGGTCGTCTCGCCGTCGAGCGACCAGCCGAGAAGCGCGAGGTAGTTCAGCAGCGCCTCAGGAAGATAGCCCATGTCGCGGTACGCTTCCACAGACGTCGCGCCGTGGCGCTTGGACAAGCGCTTGCCGTCGGGACCCCAGATCATCGACAGGTGCGCGAACGCA contains:
- the gltX gene encoding glutamate--tRNA ligase, with protein sequence MPEQVRVRFAPSPTGHLHIGGARTAVYNWAFARRHGGSFVLRIEDTDPERSTEENTQAILRAMEWLGLDHDEGPDVGGPYGPYRQTQRSHLYAEALETLKERDAVYPCFCTPDELERKREEARARGGFAGYDRTCRALPADEAARRIQAGEPHTWRLKVPLDRGDIVFCDLVRGEMRFPISAIDDLIVVRSDGTPTYNFAVAVDDATMRITHVIRGDDHISNTPKQILIYEALGLEAPAFAHLSMIWGPDGKRLSKRHGATSVEAYRDMGYLPEALLNYLALLGWSLDGETTVIDKQTLVANFNLERVSRNPAIFDAEKLEWLNGVYIRQMTPEQFVDRMVPLLEQAGLMAPGDASARREWLLALAPLVSERIKRLDEVVPMVRFLFEEVPIDEPARSAVLAKPGASAALSSAKEALEATAPWEAGAIEAALRALPERLGMKPKAVFQAVRVAVTGSTVSPPLFESLELLGKERTLARLQAALAYAAE